In the genome of Pseudomonas protegens, one region contains:
- a CDS encoding amidohydrolase family protein, which produces MTIKAIGRRDHFSVEIFRYLESEIREGRLRPGDRIPTESRLAEAFAVSRNVVREAVARLNSAGLVISRQGLGVFVATEANQSSFRITQEELTDSTKLRQLYELRLDLEVAAAAMAARRRSLNQLNKIAAALDTLRDGLQNPEDMLEHSLQFKRAIADATGNDYFRNFIIFLCSHVYEAALLENRLVRSSDLGETLLAEHQAIFDAIKLGDPDLARRATWQQIINSAERNGLRGLQGWEITRMSSLGETYAPQCAGPDPEPRKLQRSLPDGACDCHFHVFGDEHGQPFSPHRSYTPPPAPLEAFEHVQKTLGLSRAVIVQPSVYGADNSTTLAALKQGGSALRGVVVIDTDTDSQTLQAMHRLGVRGVRVNLIFKSGVEVSDVAALAEKVAPLGWHLQLLIDITEFADLYETVASLPVPVVIDHMGHMPTSCGLNHPGFTDLLRLLQEGRVWVKLSGAYRFTASKDFPYDDVTPYARALIEANPNRLLWASDWPHPCIPVPMPNDASLLEMLFDWVDNDDALIKQILVDNPAQLYGF; this is translated from the coding sequence ATGACTATAAAAGCAATTGGCCGACGTGATCACTTCTCGGTCGAGATCTTTCGTTATCTGGAAAGTGAGATACGTGAAGGTCGACTCCGTCCCGGTGATCGCATCCCCACCGAAAGCCGCTTGGCCGAAGCCTTCGCCGTCAGCCGAAATGTCGTGCGTGAAGCCGTGGCGCGGCTCAATTCCGCCGGCCTCGTCATCAGTCGCCAAGGGCTCGGGGTGTTTGTTGCCACTGAAGCCAACCAGAGCAGCTTCCGCATCACTCAAGAGGAACTGACAGACAGCACCAAGCTGCGCCAGCTCTACGAACTGCGCCTGGACCTCGAAGTCGCCGCCGCCGCCATGGCCGCCCGCCGTCGCTCACTCAATCAGTTGAACAAGATCGCGGCGGCGCTGGACACCCTGCGCGACGGCCTGCAAAACCCTGAGGACATGCTGGAGCACAGCCTGCAGTTCAAGCGCGCCATTGCCGATGCCACAGGCAATGACTACTTTCGCAACTTCATCATCTTTCTCTGCAGCCACGTCTACGAAGCGGCCTTGCTGGAGAACCGCCTGGTACGTTCGAGCGACCTCGGCGAAACCCTGCTGGCCGAACATCAGGCGATCTTTGACGCGATCAAGCTCGGCGACCCCGACCTCGCCAGGCGCGCCACCTGGCAACAGATCATCAACTCCGCCGAGCGCAATGGGTTGCGGGGATTGCAAGGCTGGGAAATCACTCGCATGAGTTCGCTGGGCGAAACCTATGCCCCGCAATGCGCAGGCCCGGATCCCGAGCCGCGCAAACTGCAACGCAGCTTGCCGGACGGGGCATGCGACTGCCACTTCCACGTCTTTGGTGACGAACATGGGCAACCGTTCTCCCCTCACCGTTCCTACACCCCGCCCCCCGCTCCCCTGGAGGCCTTTGAGCACGTCCAGAAAACCCTGGGGCTGAGTCGCGCAGTCATCGTCCAACCCAGTGTCTATGGGGCGGACAACAGCACCACCCTGGCGGCGCTGAAGCAAGGGGGCAGCGCATTGCGCGGGGTTGTGGTGATCGATACCGACACCGATAGCCAAACCCTGCAGGCGATGCATCGCCTCGGGGTTCGCGGCGTGCGGGTCAACCTGATCTTCAAGAGTGGCGTCGAGGTGTCGGATGTTGCGGCCCTGGCGGAAAAAGTCGCACCGCTTGGCTGGCACCTTCAGTTGCTGATCGATATCACCGAATTCGCCGATTTGTACGAAACCGTGGCCAGCCTGCCGGTGCCAGTCGTCATCGACCACATGGGGCACATGCCCACCAGTTGCGGGCTGAACCACCCGGGATTCACCGACCTGCTGCGCCTGCTGCAAGAAGGCCGGGTGTGGGTCAAGCTTTCCGGCGCCTATCGCTTTACCGCGTCGAAGGACTTTCCTTACGACGACGTAACGCCCTACGCCCGGGCGTTGATCGAGGCCAATCCGAACCGGCTGCTGTGGGCAAGCGATTGGCCACATCCGTGCATACCGGTGCCGATGCCCAACGACGCCAGCCTGCTGGAGATGTTGTTCGACTGGGTTGATAACGACGACGCGCTGATCAAGCAGATCCTGGTGGACAACCCGGCACAGCTCTACGGCTTCTGA
- a CDS encoding FAD-binding and (Fe-S)-binding domain-containing protein, producing MIARLSPHEVKNPACELFLARLEQEGFQGEIARDHGLRTVLATDNSIYQRLPQAAVFPRNVQDVQLLARLVALAPFSSVVLTPRGGGTGTNGQSLTSGIVVDLSRHMNGILEINVEERWVRVQSGVVKDQLNAALKAHGLFFAPELSTSNRATIGGMINTDASGQGSCTYGKTRDHVLALSTILIGGERLDSAPLEPEQWQAQARREDKVGAIHRCASQIVEQYAELIEHTFPKLNRCLTGYDLAHLQEPNARLNLNSVLCGSEGSLGFIVEATLNVLPVPRYSILVNVRYAGFMDALRDAKALMQLKPLSIETVDSKVLGLAMNDIVWHGVAEYFPQDPEVPTLGINLVEFSGDDEAALLQRVDEFVLHLQRDTRVVRLGHTLAVGAQAVQRVYAMRKRAVGLLGNVKGSARPQPFVEDTAVPPEHLADFIAQFRELLDSHGLEYGMFGHVDAGVLHVRPILDMKDPAQAALIRPISDAVAELTYKHGGLLWGEHGKGLRSQYVPDYFGELYPALQELKAAFDPHNQLNPGKIATPKTLPEARLTRVDEVLLRGELDRTIDERVWSHYDAAVHCNGNGACYNFDPDDAMCPSWKGTRNRLHSPKGRASLVREWLRLQGQQGIDVLEVALSSRSALLGLPRRAVNTLARKLGQKDFSHEVYEAMAGCLACKSCAGQCPVKVNVPDFRSRFLQLYHSRYLRPLKDYLIGSLEYTIPHFARVPRLYNGIIGSRMVGALLRRVAGMIDSPRLSLLDFDEVCRRWNVRVASPALLEGMDEVQRARSVILVQDAFTRYFETPLLADWIELIARLGFEVYIAPFAANGKPLQVQGFLNAFEKAAHYNGRTLRELHRYQIPLVGLDPAMTLVYRQEYAKTLGQDQAPSVLLPQEWLAQVLAPSALGAGQETYHFVPHCTERTNEPGSVALWQTIFARVGLKLQVPASGCCGMSGTYGHEAQNAGTSEVIYRQSWGPLVARLNGDGRLLADGYSCRSQVKRKDGQTVQHPLQALLKLLRGADQASGA from the coding sequence ATGATTGCCCGGTTGTCTCCCCATGAAGTCAAAAACCCAGCCTGCGAGTTGTTCCTGGCGCGCCTGGAACAGGAAGGTTTCCAGGGAGAAATCGCTCGCGATCATGGGCTCAGGACCGTGCTGGCGACCGACAACTCGATCTATCAGCGCCTGCCGCAAGCCGCGGTGTTTCCGCGCAATGTGCAGGATGTTCAGCTGTTGGCCCGCCTCGTGGCGCTGGCGCCATTCAGCTCGGTGGTACTCACGCCGCGGGGCGGAGGAACCGGCACCAATGGTCAATCGTTGACCAGCGGGATCGTGGTCGACTTGTCGCGCCACATGAACGGCATCCTTGAGATCAACGTCGAGGAGCGCTGGGTGCGGGTGCAAAGCGGCGTGGTCAAAGACCAGCTCAACGCGGCGTTGAAAGCCCATGGCCTGTTTTTCGCGCCGGAGCTGTCGACGTCGAACCGCGCCACCATCGGCGGCATGATCAATACCGACGCAAGCGGCCAGGGCAGCTGCACCTATGGCAAGACCCGTGATCATGTCCTGGCGCTGTCGACCATTCTCATCGGTGGCGAGCGGCTCGACAGTGCGCCCCTGGAGCCTGAGCAGTGGCAGGCACAGGCCCGTCGCGAAGACAAGGTGGGCGCGATCCATCGCTGTGCATCGCAGATCGTGGAGCAATACGCCGAGCTGATCGAACACACCTTTCCCAAGCTGAACCGTTGCCTGACGGGCTACGACCTGGCGCATCTGCAGGAGCCCAACGCGCGACTCAATCTGAACAGTGTCCTGTGCGGCTCCGAAGGCTCGCTGGGTTTCATCGTGGAAGCCACGCTCAATGTGCTGCCGGTCCCCCGGTACTCGATCCTGGTCAATGTGCGGTATGCAGGCTTCATGGATGCGTTGCGCGACGCCAAGGCGTTGATGCAGCTCAAGCCGCTGTCCATCGAGACGGTGGACTCCAAGGTCCTCGGGCTGGCGATGAACGACATCGTCTGGCACGGCGTCGCCGAGTACTTTCCCCAAGACCCCGAGGTGCCGACCCTGGGCATCAACCTGGTTGAGTTCAGCGGCGACGACGAGGCGGCTTTGCTGCAACGCGTGGATGAATTTGTCCTGCACCTGCAGCGTGACACCCGCGTGGTGCGATTGGGGCACACCCTGGCCGTCGGCGCCCAGGCCGTGCAGCGGGTCTACGCGATGCGCAAGCGGGCCGTGGGGCTGCTGGGCAATGTCAAAGGCTCCGCCCGGCCCCAGCCGTTTGTGGAAGATACTGCCGTTCCTCCCGAGCACCTGGCTGATTTCATTGCGCAGTTCCGCGAGTTGCTCGATAGCCATGGCCTGGAATATGGCATGTTCGGTCACGTGGACGCCGGGGTCCTGCATGTGCGGCCGATCCTGGACATGAAAGACCCCGCCCAGGCGGCCCTGATCCGGCCCATTTCCGACGCCGTCGCCGAGCTCACGTACAAGCACGGCGGCTTGCTCTGGGGCGAGCACGGCAAAGGCTTGCGCTCGCAATACGTGCCCGATTACTTCGGCGAACTCTATCCGGCCCTGCAGGAACTCAAGGCGGCTTTTGACCCGCACAACCAACTCAACCCGGGCAAGATCGCCACGCCCAAGACGCTGCCCGAGGCCCGCTTGACCCGGGTGGATGAGGTCTTGTTGCGCGGCGAGCTTGATCGCACCATCGATGAGCGGGTCTGGTCGCACTACGACGCCGCCGTGCATTGCAACGGCAACGGCGCCTGCTACAACTTCGACCCCGATGACGCCATGTGTCCGTCCTGGAAAGGCACCCGCAATAGACTGCACTCGCCCAAGGGGCGCGCGTCGCTGGTGCGTGAGTGGCTGCGCTTGCAGGGCCAGCAAGGTATCGATGTACTGGAAGTGGCTCTCTCGTCCAGGTCCGCGCTGCTTGGCCTGCCCAGGCGTGCGGTCAATACGCTGGCACGGAAGCTGGGCCAGAAAGACTTTTCCCACGAGGTCTACGAGGCGATGGCCGGGTGCCTCGCCTGCAAATCCTGTGCGGGGCAGTGCCCGGTGAAAGTCAATGTGCCGGACTTTCGCTCGCGGTTCTTGCAGCTGTACCACAGCCGCTATCTGCGCCCGCTGAAGGATTACCTCATCGGTTCCCTGGAGTACACCATTCCCCATTTCGCCCGCGTGCCGCGCTTGTACAACGGGATCATCGGCTCGCGGATGGTGGGGGCGTTGCTGCGGCGAGTGGCCGGAATGATCGACAGCCCGCGGCTGAGCCTGCTGGATTTTGATGAGGTTTGCCGTCGGTGGAACGTGCGCGTGGCCTCGCCGGCGCTGCTTGAGGGGATGGACGAGGTGCAACGGGCTCGCAGCGTGATTCTGGTGCAGGACGCCTTTACCCGTTACTTCGAAACACCGCTGCTGGCCGATTGGATCGAATTGATTGCCAGGCTGGGATTTGAGGTGTACATCGCGCCGTTCGCGGCCAATGGCAAGCCGCTGCAGGTCCAGGGCTTTTTGAACGCCTTCGAAAAGGCTGCGCATTACAACGGCCGAACGCTGCGCGAGCTGCACCGCTATCAGATTCCATTGGTGGGGCTTGATCCGGCGATGACCCTGGTTTATCGGCAGGAGTACGCCAAGACCCTGGGGCAGGATCAGGCCCCGAGCGTGCTGCTGCCGCAGGAATGGCTGGCCCAGGTACTGGCGCCGTCAGCGCTGGGCGCGGGCCAGGAGACTTACCACTTTGTGCCGCACTGCACCGAGAGAACCAACGAGCCGGGCAGCGTGGCGCTGTGGCAGACGATTTTTGCGCGAGTCGGCCTGAAGTTGCAGGTGCCAGCCAGCGGCTGCTGTGGGATGTCTGGAACCTACGGCCACGAAGCCCAGAACGCCGGGACCTCGGAGGTTATTTATCGCCAGTCCTGGGGCCCCTTGGTGGCCCGTCTCAATGGAGACGGGCGCCTGCTGGCGGATGGCTACTCGTGCCGCAGCCAGGTCAAGCGCAAGGACGGACAGACCGTCCAGCACCCGCTCCAGGCCTTGCTGAAGTTGCTGCGCGGCGCCGACCAAGCCTCAGGCGCTTGA
- a CDS encoding LysR substrate-binding domain-containing protein: MNPRRLTPSMSLLVAFEAAARHCSFTKAADELALTQSAVSRQVQALESQLEISLFKREGRKIELTAAGALYQHELSAALGRIRSATLQTIAFKEEDGPLNLAVLPTFGSKWLLPKMHEFYARHPRNLVHIHSRIIHADNPSSVGDMQAIICAGKGDWPGYVSHLLLREKLIVIASPKALADNPELALDDLPHHLLLNVVSRPNGWSDWFDFNNLDHQKMRTGPSFELTAHLIQAVAAGIGIGLVPDILVQEEIESGAVVKLFDPMQSGRNYYLTCAARYQHFPAFKTFSAWLLSLPS, translated from the coding sequence ATGAACCCACGCCGACTGACCCCTTCGATGTCCCTGCTGGTCGCCTTCGAGGCCGCCGCCCGCCATTGCAGCTTCACCAAAGCCGCGGACGAACTGGCCCTGACCCAAAGCGCGGTCAGCCGGCAAGTACAGGCCCTGGAATCGCAGCTGGAGATCTCGCTGTTCAAGCGCGAGGGCAGAAAAATCGAACTCACCGCCGCCGGCGCCCTGTACCAGCATGAGCTCAGCGCCGCATTGGGGCGCATTCGCAGCGCCACCCTGCAGACCATTGCCTTCAAGGAAGAAGATGGCCCGTTGAACCTGGCGGTGCTTCCGACGTTCGGCTCAAAATGGCTGCTGCCGAAAATGCATGAGTTCTATGCCCGTCATCCCAGGAACCTGGTGCATATCCATTCAAGGATCATTCACGCCGACAACCCCTCCAGCGTGGGCGACATGCAGGCCATCATCTGCGCGGGGAAAGGGGATTGGCCGGGCTACGTGTCGCACCTGCTGCTGCGGGAAAAACTGATCGTCATCGCCAGCCCCAAGGCCCTGGCAGACAACCCCGAGCTAGCGCTGGACGACCTCCCCCATCATTTGCTGCTCAATGTGGTGTCTCGCCCCAACGGCTGGTCCGATTGGTTCGACTTCAACAACCTGGATCACCAGAAAATGCGCACGGGCCCCAGCTTCGAGCTCACCGCCCACCTGATCCAGGCGGTGGCCGCAGGCATAGGTATCGGGCTGGTTCCCGATATCCTGGTGCAGGAGGAAATCGAGTCTGGCGCCGTGGTCAAGCTGTTCGACCCCATGCAAAGCGGTCGCAACTATTACCTGACCTGCGCCGCGCGCTATCAGCACTTTCCGGCGTTCAAGACCTTCAGCGCCTGGTTGCTGTCCCTCCCCTCCTGA
- a CDS encoding VOC family protein, whose amino-acid sequence METDHIFIGVNDHGQGADALKALGLVEGTPNTHPGQGTANRRFFLRNAFIELLYLTDEAEAQSQLTAPTRLYERLKGSDGVAAPFGVCFRPSSVGEAPPFPVWEYRPVYLPAALKVDVGHGPVGEPMWFFLGFAKRPDEAPIERAQPFEHPNGFREMTAVRITTPGRQALSAAADCANQLQGFAMVQGDEHLIEVEIDHGASGQRRDLRPLLPLIMRW is encoded by the coding sequence ATGGAAACAGACCACATTTTTATTGGCGTGAATGATCACGGGCAAGGCGCTGATGCATTGAAAGCCCTCGGGCTGGTTGAAGGGACGCCAAACACCCACCCGGGTCAAGGCACGGCCAACCGACGGTTCTTCTTGCGCAATGCCTTCATCGAGCTTTTGTACCTCACCGATGAGGCCGAGGCGCAAAGTCAGTTGACCGCGCCAACACGGCTCTATGAGCGCCTCAAGGGCAGCGATGGCGTCGCCGCGCCCTTCGGCGTTTGCTTCCGGCCTTCCAGCGTGGGCGAGGCGCCGCCGTTTCCGGTCTGGGAATATCGACCCGTTTATTTGCCCGCGGCCCTGAAAGTCGATGTGGGGCACGGGCCTGTCGGCGAACCGATGTGGTTTTTTCTTGGCTTTGCCAAACGACCCGATGAGGCTCCGATTGAGCGAGCCCAGCCGTTTGAACATCCCAACGGCTTTCGCGAGATGACCGCCGTGCGCATCACCACGCCCGGCCGCCAGGCTTTGTCAGCCGCTGCCGACTGCGCAAACCAGCTGCAGGGCTTTGCGATGGTCCAGGGGGATGAGCACCTGATCGAGGTGGAAATCGATCATGGAGCCAGCGGTCAGCGCCGGGATTTGCGTCCGCTGCTGCCGCTGATCATGCGCTGGTGA
- a CDS encoding DUF4156 domain-containing protein gives MHRSHRLTGIGLCAVLSVLAGCAPTSIAGPGANKVRITHNEPGRECQFLGDVTGSQGDFLLGSITGNANLETGARNDLKNKAAALGGNRVYLLTQRAGQTGSDNRLEQTNVTLSGNVYRCPDS, from the coding sequence ATGCATCGTTCTCATCGACTCACGGGAATCGGCCTGTGTGCCGTGTTGTCTGTCCTGGCGGGTTGCGCGCCCACTTCAATCGCCGGACCCGGGGCCAACAAGGTACGCATCACCCACAATGAACCGGGACGTGAATGCCAGTTTCTTGGCGATGTCACCGGCAGTCAGGGCGACTTTTTATTGGGCAGTATCACGGGCAACGCCAATCTCGAAACCGGCGCCCGCAACGACCTGAAAAACAAGGCCGCGGCGCTGGGGGGCAACCGGGTTTACCTGCTCACCCAGCGCGCAGGGCAGACCGGTTCGGACAATCGCCTGGAGCAAACCAACGTGACGCTTTCGGGCAATGTCTATCGCTGTCCTGACTCCTGA
- a CDS encoding LacI family DNA-binding transcriptional regulator, producing the protein MASVKDVARLAGVSFMTVSRALNTPEKVNQETLAKVLQAVETLGYVPSLSARKIRGGSSRGKTIGVFALDTATTPFAVEMLLSMERTARENGWNLFILNVFEVPPNQQTIDLMLSHQPDGIIFSAMQLRTVEIPPVLRGLPLVLSNCVSLEPGVACYVPDDADGQYQAVRYALKRGYRNPLCINLPQTSLAWEQRQLGLARALAEAGIPAADVAQYNLSRDDAYQETIAVLESRLRDLQGRPAFDLLVCGNDRIALVAYQYLLSRGLRIPDQVAVLGYDNMIGVAELFYPPLSTVQLPYYEMGRRSAQYLIERREQPTIHRVACPLVERQSC; encoded by the coding sequence ATGGCCTCAGTTAAAGATGTCGCGCGCCTGGCAGGGGTTTCCTTCATGACGGTGTCCAGGGCGCTCAATACCCCGGAAAAAGTCAATCAGGAAACCCTGGCGAAAGTTCTGCAAGCGGTAGAGACCCTGGGGTATGTCCCCAGTCTTTCGGCGCGCAAGATCCGCGGCGGCTCCTCGCGCGGCAAGACCATCGGGGTCTTCGCCCTGGATACCGCCACCACGCCCTTCGCTGTGGAAATGCTCCTGTCCATGGAGCGCACCGCCCGTGAGAACGGCTGGAACCTGTTCATCCTCAACGTCTTCGAAGTGCCGCCGAACCAGCAGACCATCGATCTGATGTTGTCCCATCAGCCTGACGGGATCATCTTCAGCGCCATGCAACTGCGCACCGTCGAGATTCCCCCGGTGCTGCGCGGCCTGCCGCTGGTCCTGAGCAACTGCGTGAGCCTGGAGCCCGGCGTGGCCTGTTACGTGCCGGATGACGCAGACGGTCAGTATCAGGCGGTGCGATACGCCCTCAAGCGCGGCTACCGCAATCCGCTGTGCATCAACTTGCCGCAGACCAGTCTGGCCTGGGAGCAGCGTCAACTGGGCTTGGCCCGCGCCCTCGCCGAAGCCGGGATCCCCGCGGCCGATGTGGCGCAGTACAACCTGTCCCGGGATGACGCCTATCAGGAAACGATTGCCGTGCTGGAGAGCCGACTGCGCGACTTGCAGGGCAGGCCGGCGTTCGATCTTCTGGTGTGCGGTAACGATCGGATCGCCTTGGTCGCCTACCAGTACCTGCTCAGTCGCGGCTTGCGCATTCCGGATCAGGTAGCGGTTCTGGGGTACGACAATATGATCGGCGTGGCCGAGCTGTTCTATCCGCCGCTCAGTACCGTGCAATTGCCGTATTACGAGATGGGGCGGCGCTCTGCTCAGTACCTCATTGAACGCAGGGAACAACCGACGATTCACCGAGTTGCATGCCCGCTGGTGGAACGCCAATCCTGTTGA
- a CDS encoding glycoside hydrolase family 32 protein gives MHAALLDQAHRAIEKTLAERGDDFRPAYHLAPPAGWMNDPNGLVFFRGEYHVFYQHHPYSAHWGPMHWGHARSRDLVHWEHLPIALAPGAAYDRDGCFSGSAVVADDRLYLIYTGHVWLGAPGDDRHIRQVQCLASSTDGVSFDKHGVVIEAAPEPGIMHFRDPKVWRRAGQWWMALGARRGDDPQLLLYRSDDLRHWEYLSCALQGQRQADGYMWECPDLFELDGSDVFLYSPQGLAPSGYDNWNKFQNSYRMGLLDDRGFFSECGKLRELDHGHDFYAAQTLLAPDGRRLLWAWMDMWDSPMPSQAHHWCGALSLPRELSRDGERLRMRPARELTGLRQSLRSLPIGAVESADCLIDERGTLLEFELTLDLAGSSAERFGLALRCSEDQQERTLVYFDAMARRLVLDRQHSGVGVSGVRSVPIAWGQTQVALRIFLDRSSIEVFVDDGAYSLSSRIYPRPDSQALRAFAINGRGAFGDVSLWRLADLRL, from the coding sequence ATGCACGCTGCACTGTTGGACCAAGCGCATCGCGCTATTGAAAAGACCTTGGCTGAGCGGGGCGATGACTTTCGCCCCGCCTACCATCTTGCGCCGCCGGCGGGATGGATGAACGACCCCAACGGCCTGGTGTTTTTTCGCGGCGAGTATCACGTGTTCTACCAGCATCATCCCTATTCGGCGCACTGGGGGCCGATGCACTGGGGGCATGCCAGGAGCCGTGACCTGGTGCACTGGGAACATCTGCCCATAGCGCTGGCGCCCGGCGCTGCCTATGACCGCGACGGCTGCTTCTCGGGGTCTGCGGTGGTCGCGGACGACAGGCTGTACCTGATCTATACCGGGCATGTGTGGCTGGGCGCTCCGGGCGACGACCGGCACATCCGTCAGGTCCAGTGCCTGGCCAGCAGCACCGATGGCGTGTCGTTTGACAAGCACGGGGTGGTGATCGAGGCGGCGCCGGAGCCGGGCATCATGCATTTTCGCGATCCCAAGGTCTGGCGGCGAGCAGGGCAGTGGTGGATGGCCCTCGGCGCCCGTCGCGGCGACGACCCGCAGCTCCTGCTCTATCGTTCCGACGATCTGCGGCACTGGGAGTACCTGAGCTGCGCGCTGCAAGGGCAACGTCAGGCGGACGGCTACATGTGGGAGTGTCCGGACCTGTTCGAGCTCGATGGCAGCGATGTGTTTCTCTATTCGCCCCAGGGCCTCGCCCCCAGCGGCTATGACAACTGGAACAAGTTCCAGAACAGCTACCGAATGGGCCTGCTGGACGACCGGGGCTTTTTCAGCGAGTGCGGCAAGTTGCGCGAGCTGGATCACGGGCATGACTTTTATGCCGCGCAGACCCTGCTGGCGCCGGACGGGCGACGCTTGCTGTGGGCCTGGATGGACATGTGGGACAGCCCGATGCCGAGTCAGGCCCATCACTGGTGTGGTGCGCTGTCGCTGCCTCGGGAGTTGAGCCGCGACGGCGAACGGCTGCGCATGCGGCCGGCTCGCGAATTGACGGGGTTGCGCCAGTCGCTGCGGAGCTTGCCGATCGGCGCGGTGGAATCCGCCGATTGCCTGATCGATGAGCGAGGCACGTTGCTGGAGTTCGAGCTGACCCTGGACCTGGCTGGCAGCAGCGCCGAGCGCTTCGGCCTGGCCCTGCGTTGCAGTGAGGATCAGCAGGAGCGGACCCTGGTGTATTTCGATGCGATGGCGCGCCGTCTGGTGCTTGACCGGCAACACTCGGGAGTCGGTGTGAGCGGGGTGCGCAGCGTGCCGATAGCCTGGGGGCAAACGCAGGTCGCCCTGCGGATTTTCCTGGATCGCTCCTCTATCGAGGTGTTTGTCGATGATGGCGCCTACAGCTTGAGCAGCCGGATCTATCCTCGTCCCGACAGCCAGGCGCTCAGGGCTTTTGCCATCAATGGACGCGGTGCTTTCGGCGACGTTTCGCTCTGGCGCCTGGCCGATCTGCGCCTCTGA
- a CDS encoding MFS transporter: MQLAAKREYWLISGLLFFFFFSWSSSYSLFSIWLHRVIGLNGTETGFIFAANAIAALLVQPFYGALQDRLGLSKKLLVWIGILLCAAAPFAIYVYAGLLAQNVVLGALLGAAFLALAMLAGVGVIESYTERLSRHAGFEFGITRMWGSLGWASATGAVGVVFNIDPNIAFYMSSAAGALFLLTLSRLDLDRLSRSTAGVGAVASPARLHDLWRLLTLPRFWAFSLYLTGVCGIYMIYEQQFPVYFSSFFPTPEQGTRAYGYLNSSQVLVEAVLMLFAPWVVSRTGAKYGLILAGSIMFVRILGSGLATQAWAIAACKMLHALEVPILLISVFKYISLNFDSRLSASIYLVGFQFAQQLTAMLLSPLVGYGYDHLGFASVYVLMAGLVGACLLLSWTLLRKDPARHTCEVAPGDSPPLPAIAQSAPRYEP, from the coding sequence ATGCAGCTTGCCGCCAAACGCGAGTACTGGCTTATCAGTGGTCTGTTGTTTTTCTTCTTCTTTTCGTGGTCATCCAGCTATTCGCTGTTCTCTATCTGGCTGCATCGGGTCATTGGCCTGAATGGCACGGAAACCGGCTTCATCTTCGCCGCCAACGCCATTGCGGCGTTGCTGGTTCAGCCTTTTTACGGCGCACTGCAAGACCGCCTCGGGCTGTCCAAGAAGCTCCTGGTGTGGATCGGCATCTTGCTGTGTGCCGCGGCGCCCTTTGCAATCTATGTCTATGCCGGTCTGCTGGCGCAGAACGTGGTGCTGGGCGCGCTGCTCGGTGCGGCGTTCCTGGCCCTGGCGATGCTCGCCGGTGTGGGGGTGATCGAGTCCTATACCGAGCGCCTGTCTCGCCATGCCGGTTTCGAGTTCGGGATCACCCGGATGTGGGGATCCCTGGGCTGGGCCAGTGCGACCGGCGCGGTCGGGGTGGTGTTCAATATCGATCCGAATATCGCGTTTTACATGAGCAGCGCCGCCGGTGCCCTGTTTCTGCTGACGCTGTCCCGCCTGGATCTGGACCGGCTGAGCAGGTCGACTGCCGGGGTCGGCGCGGTTGCCAGTCCCGCGCGTCTGCACGATCTGTGGCGGTTGCTGACACTGCCGCGATTCTGGGCCTTCAGCCTCTACCTGACCGGGGTGTGCGGGATCTACATGATCTACGAGCAACAGTTTCCGGTGTACTTCTCCTCGTTTTTCCCGACCCCGGAGCAGGGCACCCGCGCCTACGGCTACCTGAATTCGTCTCAGGTGCTGGTCGAGGCGGTACTGATGCTGTTTGCCCCCTGGGTGGTCAGTCGCACAGGCGCCAAATACGGGCTGATCCTGGCGGGCAGCATCATGTTCGTGCGGATCCTCGGCTCCGGGTTGGCGACCCAGGCCTGGGCCATCGCCGCCTGCAAGATGTTGCACGCGTTGGAAGTGCCCATCCTGCTGATCTCGGTATTCAAATACATCTCGCTCAACTTCGACTCTCGGTTGTCTGCCTCGATCTATCTGGTGGGATTCCAGTTCGCCCAGCAACTGACCGCCATGCTGCTGTCGCCGTTGGTGGGCTACGGCTACGACCATCTCGGGTTTGCCAGCGTGTACGTGCTGATGGCCGGGCTGGTCGGTGCCTGCCTGCTGCTGTCATGGACCTTGTTGCGCAAGGACCCGGCACGCCACACCTGTGAGGTCGCGCCTGGCGATTCGCCGCCGCTCCCCGCCATTGCTCAATCCGCCCCTCGTTATGAACCCTAG